The Ammospiza nelsoni isolate bAmmNel1 chromosome 10, bAmmNel1.pri, whole genome shotgun sequence genome includes a region encoding these proteins:
- the P2RY1 gene encoding P2Y purinoceptor 1 encodes MTEVLLSAALNGTEPNLLSSSGWSAGNVTTKCSLTKTGFQFYYLPTVYILVFITGFLGNSVAIWMFVFHMRPWSGISVYMFNLALADFLYVLTLPALIFYYFNKTDWIFGDIMCKLQRFIFHVNLYGSILFLTCISVHRYTGVVHPLKSLGRLKKKNAVYISSLVWVLVVAAISPILFYSGTGIRKNKTITCYDTTADDYLRSYFIYSMCTTVLMFCIPFIVILGCYGLIVKALIYKDLDNSPLRRKSIYLVIIVLTVFAVSYLPFHVMKTLNLRARVDFQTPDMCAFNDKVYATYQVTRGLASLNSCVDPILYFLAGDTFRRKLSRATRKSSRRSEHNVQSKSEEMTLNILTEYKQNGDTSL; translated from the coding sequence ATGACCGAAGtccttctctctgctgctctgaacgGAACTGAGCCCAACCTGCTATCCAGCAGCGGCTGGTCTGCGGGAAACGTCACCACCAAGTGCTCCCTGACCAAAACCGGCTTCCAGTTCTATTACCTGCCCACCGTCTACATTCTGGTCTTCATCACGGGGTTTTTGGGCAACAGCGTGGCTATCTGGATGTTTGTCTTCCACATGAGGCCTTGGAGCGGCATCTCGGTTTACATGTTCAACTTGGCACTGGCCGATTTCTTGTATGTCTTGACTCTGCCCGCCCTCATCTTTTACTACTTCAACAAAACAGACTGGATCTTCGGAGATATCATGTGCAAGCTGCAGAGGTTCATCTTCCACGTGAACCTGTACGGCAGCATCCTGTTTCTGACCTGCATCAGCGTGCACAGGTACACGGGGGTGGTGCACCCCCTCAAGTCGCTGGGCAGGCTGAAGAAGAAGAACGCCGTGTATATCAGCAGCCTGGTCTGGGTCCTCGTGGTGGCCGCCATTTCTCCAATACTCTTCTACTCAGGAACAGggataaggaaaaataaaaccataacGTGCTACGACACGACGGCTGACGATTACCTGAGAAGTTACTTCATTTATAGCATGTGCACCACCGTGCTGATGTTCTGCATCCCCTTCATAGTGATTCTTGGTTGCTATGGGCTCATTGTGAAAGCTTTGATTTACAAGGATTTGGATAATTCTCCTCTCAGGAGAAAATCCATTTACCTGGTCATCATTGTGTTGACGGTCTTTGCAGTGTCTTACCTTCCCTTCCACGTGATGAAGACCTTGAATCTAAGGGCCAGGGTGGATTTTCAAACCCCAGATATGTGTGCCTTCAACGATAAGGTTTATGCCACTTACCAAGTGACGAGGGGCCTGGCCAGCCTCAACAGCTGCGTTGACCCCATCCTTTACTTCCTGGCAGGCGACACCTTCCGAAGGAAGCTGTCCAGGGCCACCAGGAAATCATCCAGAAGGAGCGAGCACAACGTGCAGTCCAAAAGCGAGGAAATGACTCTCAATATTTTAACAGAGTATAAACAGAACGGAGATACCAGTTTGTGA
- the RAP2B gene encoding ras-related protein Rap-2b — protein sequence MREYKVVVLGSGGVGKSALTVQFVTGSFIEKYDPTIEDFYRKEIEVDSSPSVLEILDTAGTEQFASMRDLYIKNGQGFILVYSLVNQQSFQDIKPMRDQIIRVKRYERVPMILVGNKVDLEGEREVSFGEGKALAEEWSCPFMETSAKNKASVDELFAEIVRQMNYAAQPNGDEPCCASCAIL from the coding sequence ATGCGGGAGTACaaggtggtggtgctgggctcGGGCGGCGTGGGCAAGTCCGCCCTCACCGTGCAGTTCGTGACCGGCTCCTTCATCGAGAAGTATGACCCCACCATCGAGGACTTCTACCGCAAGGAGATCGAGGTGGACTCGTCGCCGTCCGTGCTGGAGATCCTGGACACGGCGGGCACCGAGCAGTTCGCCTCCATGCGGGACCTCTACATCAAGAACGGGCAGGGCTTCATCCTGGTGTACAGCTTGGTGAACCAGCAGAGCTTCCAGGACATCAAGCCCATGCGGGACCAGATCATCCGCGTCAAGAGGTACGAGCGGGTGCCCATGATCCTGGTGGGCAACAAGGTGGACCTGGAGGGCGAGCGCGAGGTCTCCTTCGGGGAGGGCAAGGCGCTGGCCGAGGAGTGGAGCTGCCCCTTCATGGAGACCTCGGCCAAAAACAAAGCGTCCGTGGACGAGCTGTTCGCCGAGATCGTCAGGCAGATGAACTACGCGGCGCAGCCCAACGGGGACGAGCCGTGCTGCGCCTCCTGCGCCATCCTCtga